A region from the Deinococcus budaensis genome encodes:
- a CDS encoding DEAD/DEAH box helicase produces MSAYRLTGGVLEALGGGGPAHLTGDLSFDGCEDLIVVKAGSAAYPAWLVPGGAQPADWPQDNWSVRLARCRTTDELREVAVTLTLAQARLLFTTLPARVLEAWTGMSWPPELAPILYRAVLERFEAELGGSGTVREVPLVPGRLQPPLDLPQFVPVDQGSAPATRPGRSVPLEALGLHPPVAQALRTRVGPDGLYLHQALALKYLRAARREGTDLILSTPTASGKTLSFLPGILEDLTRHGGGALFLYPLTALCRDQFDTISGVVAALPAQDRLTLKPFMGDDRLGETDGTPHLLVATPDKLNHNLHRPEIRAFLAGLKYVVLDEAHTYRGAFGTHMSAFLRRLLAVSRARPALVVSSATLKNTVAFARNLTGRHRFRVVGASTAPVYPRHLYLAPLPRASSRALQAHQRAVRNLGHAVRERHSKGLVFVGSRGGTRHLAGLLKERGDPKDPPVVFPFHSNMKEYGERLEHLRRGTGPVVAVSTSTLEAGIDIGDLELVGILGFPRTRNSFKQMAGRAGRGGTAHVAFLPGTGPADEYYSRPESLLRLVTVESEPVHLNPHNAVLLHDHLRRARYEMAQAHDECGPALLERLYPEVLPEDLAAALGDVFDGPPAAFPAPSLRGEAGRPHLVIRTGMDGDHDMSVPVVQLPDDAPDWMVERSGLDNAHREWGPGSVVLRGDRFYRVLDWKSGEVTERNRTAPAVLVWVEDITERVADPVAVARARRGLSALPPGAAMPHVHQAFLSSSVTIGTVLSQVDGEFVAARAGRGQVTTALRDKRERSEQQVTSRCPRASRARPLLPADPPERFHVTLRGEAGEERLGTYGRDRWPVWQSGRAEVPGGAPHLRQYHVVEEVRREGGVPELVVQLHAHDAEIPGTCACGADTEPRLSWSSSLEAVPDGWFDHPVFSMVPRTFETDVAEITLRGASLPALQAAAAALVKALPDVLEVDPQELGVHAVSEHGEARLLLWDTTVGGTGVSTAVPGALEGLLRGARTLLEEADRCVCQGAGCFGCIQPLTPLFWSHVPAPPELDEDEQPHAAAATDAALAFLVPLLAPPGEPERPATGETSGAVPSLPDKLPFTQLLLGLDALVDPATGEPVAEAEGVLAVLLSSRLDVSVVTELPHHRAAELLERLFPAHAPRLVGTLVAGLRPGASEPVRHLVPSARPERVLWLATRAAELQAAQALGVSSALALWAQEGRALETGPDLLVTAPRALLDAVVRPAWHAWPLEQTGLPAGERAAPLLVQHDVLGESLDVLVLGRYAPARTAARHNRLRLANQHAQSFKSYGTQAAQVADLIRDRFPGHLVALVPSSQEDGELGRGLGVLERSLLAAGQPTLRLTWARTPRARQKASGGLQGRVNNVSGCLAPPPGMVGGQPVLVVDDVVTTGATLREARRVLREAGAEVSCLAVAHTLLDTRGRA; encoded by the coding sequence GTGAGCGCCTACCGCCTGACGGGAGGCGTCCTCGAGGCGCTGGGGGGCGGGGGCCCCGCCCACCTGACGGGGGACCTTTCCTTTGACGGCTGCGAGGACCTCATCGTGGTGAAGGCGGGGTCGGCCGCCTACCCGGCGTGGCTGGTGCCGGGCGGGGCGCAGCCGGCGGACTGGCCGCAGGACAACTGGTCGGTGCGTCTCGCGCGCTGCCGCACCACGGACGAGTTGCGCGAGGTGGCCGTCACCCTGACGCTGGCCCAGGCCAGGCTGCTGTTCACCACCCTTCCCGCGCGGGTGCTCGAGGCGTGGACTGGCATGAGCTGGCCCCCGGAGCTGGCCCCCATCCTGTACCGCGCGGTGCTGGAGCGCTTCGAGGCGGAACTAGGCGGTTCCGGCACGGTGCGCGAGGTGCCCCTTGTCCCTGGGCGCCTCCAGCCCCCGCTGGACCTGCCCCAGTTCGTGCCGGTGGACCAGGGGTCCGCCCCGGCCACCCGGCCCGGGCGCAGCGTTCCGCTCGAGGCACTCGGCCTGCACCCCCCGGTGGCCCAGGCGCTGCGGACGCGGGTCGGGCCGGATGGCCTCTACCTGCACCAGGCGCTCGCCCTCAAGTATCTGCGCGCCGCGCGCCGGGAGGGGACGGACCTGATCCTCTCGACCCCGACGGCCAGCGGCAAGACGCTCTCCTTCCTGCCCGGCATCCTGGAAGACCTCACCCGGCATGGGGGCGGCGCCCTGTTCCTGTACCCCCTGACGGCGCTGTGCCGCGACCAGTTCGACACCATCAGCGGTGTGGTGGCGGCCCTGCCCGCCCAGGACAGACTGACGCTGAAGCCTTTTATGGGCGACGACCGCTTGGGGGAGACCGACGGCACGCCCCACCTGCTCGTCGCCACGCCGGACAAGCTCAACCACAACCTGCACCGCCCGGAGATCCGGGCCTTCCTGGCAGGCCTCAAGTACGTGGTGCTGGACGAGGCGCACACCTACCGGGGCGCGTTCGGCACCCACATGTCGGCGTTCCTGCGCCGCCTGCTCGCCGTGTCGCGGGCGCGCCCGGCGCTGGTTGTCTCCTCGGCGACCCTGAAGAACACGGTCGCCTTCGCCCGGAACCTCACGGGCCGGCACCGGTTCCGGGTGGTCGGGGCGTCGACCGCCCCGGTCTACCCGCGGCACCTCTACCTCGCCCCCCTGCCCCGCGCCTCCTCCCGGGCCCTGCAGGCTCATCAGCGCGCCGTGCGCAACCTGGGACACGCCGTGCGGGAACGGCACTCCAAGGGGCTGGTCTTTGTGGGGAGCCGGGGGGGGACACGCCACCTCGCAGGCCTGCTGAAAGAACGCGGCGACCCGAAGGACCCACCGGTCGTCTTCCCATTCCACAGCAACATGAAGGAGTACGGCGAGCGGCTCGAGCACCTGCGGCGCGGGACCGGGCCGGTCGTCGCTGTGTCGACGAGCACGCTGGAGGCGGGCATCGACATCGGGGACCTGGAACTCGTGGGCATTCTGGGCTTTCCCAGAACACGCAACAGCTTCAAGCAGATGGCGGGCCGCGCGGGGCGCGGGGGCACGGCACACGTGGCCTTCCTGCCGGGCACCGGGCCCGCCGACGAGTACTACAGCCGGCCCGAGAGCCTGCTGCGGCTCGTGACGGTGGAGAGTGAGCCGGTACACCTCAACCCGCACAACGCGGTCCTGCTGCACGACCACCTGCGGCGGGCCCGCTACGAGATGGCGCAGGCGCACGACGAGTGCGGCCCGGCCCTACTCGAGCGGCTGTACCCCGAGGTTCTGCCGGAGGACCTCGCGGCGGCCCTGGGGGACGTCTTCGACGGGCCGCCCGCCGCCTTTCCGGCGCCCTCCCTGCGCGGCGAGGCGGGGCGGCCGCACCTCGTCATCCGCACCGGCATGGACGGCGACCACGACATGAGCGTCCCGGTGGTCCAGCTGCCGGACGATGCCCCGGACTGGATGGTGGAACGCAGTGGCCTGGACAACGCGCACCGCGAGTGGGGGCCGGGCAGCGTGGTGCTGCGCGGCGACCGCTTCTACCGGGTATTGGACTGGAAGTCTGGTGAAGTGACAGAACGGAACCGCACGGCGCCCGCCGTGCTCGTGTGGGTGGAAGACATCACCGAGCGGGTGGCCGACCCGGTGGCCGTGGCGCGGGCGCGCCGCGGGCTTAGCGCGTTGCCGCCGGGCGCGGCCATGCCGCATGTCCACCAGGCGTTCCTCTCGTCCAGCGTGACCATCGGAACGGTCCTTTCCCAGGTCGACGGGGAATTCGTCGCTGCGCGCGCGGGGCGCGGGCAGGTCACCACCGCCCTGCGCGACAAGCGCGAGCGCAGCGAGCAGCAGGTGACCTCACGCTGCCCCCGGGCGTCCCGCGCACGTCCGCTCCTGCCCGCCGACCCCCCGGAGCGCTTCCACGTCACCCTGCGGGGCGAGGCGGGGGAAGAGCGCCTGGGCACCTACGGGCGCGACCGCTGGCCCGTCTGGCAGTCCGGCCGCGCGGAGGTGCCCGGGGGCGCGCCCCACCTGCGGCAGTACCACGTGGTGGAGGAGGTGCGGCGCGAGGGGGGCGTCCCCGAACTCGTCGTCCAGCTGCACGCCCACGACGCGGAGATTCCGGGCACGTGCGCCTGCGGGGCGGACACTGAGCCCCGCCTCTCCTGGTCCTCCAGCCTGGAGGCTGTGCCGGACGGCTGGTTCGACCATCCGGTGTTCTCCATGGTGCCCCGGACCTTCGAGACGGACGTCGCCGAGATCACCCTGCGAGGCGCGTCCCTGCCCGCCCTGCAGGCGGCGGCCGCCGCGCTCGTCAAGGCGCTGCCGGACGTCCTCGAGGTCGACCCCCAGGAACTGGGCGTGCATGCGGTGAGCGAGCACGGGGAGGCGCGCCTGCTGCTGTGGGACACCACCGTCGGCGGGACCGGGGTCAGCACGGCCGTGCCTGGGGCGCTGGAGGGCCTGCTGCGGGGGGCGCGGACCCTGCTGGAGGAAGCCGACCGCTGCGTCTGCCAGGGGGCGGGCTGCTTCGGCTGCATCCAGCCCCTCACGCCGCTGTTCTGGTCCCACGTCCCCGCCCCGCCGGAGCTCGACGAGGACGAGCAGCCGCACGCGGCAGCCGCCACGGACGCCGCCCTGGCGTTCCTCGTGCCCCTGCTCGCCCCGCCGGGGGAACCGGAGCGCCCGGCGACGGGGGAGACGTCCGGCGCTGTCCCCAGCCTGCCGGACAAGCTTCCGTTCACGCAGCTGCTGCTCGGTCTGGACGCGCTGGTGGATCCGGCCACCGGGGAGCCGGTGGCCGAGGCGGAGGGCGTGCTCGCGGTGCTGCTGAGCAGCCGGCTGGACGTGAGTGTGGTCACCGAACTCCCGCACCACCGGGCGGCCGAGCTGCTGGAGCGCCTGTTCCCGGCCCACGCGCCGAGACTGGTGGGAACGCTCGTCGCGGGGCTGCGCCCGGGGGCGAGCGAACCTGTCCGGCACCTCGTGCCCAGCGCGCGGCCCGAGCGGGTGCTCTGGCTGGCGACGCGGGCGGCCGAGCTTCAGGCCGCGCAGGCCCTCGGCGTGTCCAGCGCCCTCGCGCTCTGGGCACAGGAGGGCCGCGCCCTGGAGACGGGCCCCGACCTCCTCGTCACCGCGCCCCGGGCGCTGCTGGACGCGGTTGTCCGTCCCGCCTGGCATGCCTGGCCGCTGGAGCAGACCGGGCTGCCCGCCGGGGAGCGCGCCGCCCCGCTCCTCGTGCAGCACGACGTCCTCGGGGAGAGCCTGGACGTCCTGGTCCTGGGGCGCTACGCCCCGGCGCGCACCGCAGCGCGGCACAACCGCCTGCGGCTGGCCAACCAGCATGCCCAGAGCTTCAAGAGTTACGGCACCCAGGCCGCGCAGGTCGCGGACCTGATCCGGGACCGCTTTCCCGGGCACCTCGTCGCCCTGGTGCCCAGCAGCCAGGAAGATGGGGAGCTCGGCCGCGGCCTCGGCGTGCTGGAGCGCAGCCTGCTCGCCGCCGGGCAGCCCACGCTGCGCCTGACCTGGGCCCGCACGCCGCGGGCACGGCAAAAGGCCTCCGGGGGCCTGCAGGGCCGGGTGAACAACGTCTCGGGCTGCCTGGCTCCGCCGCCGGGCATGGTGGGGGGCCAGCCGGTGCTGGTGGTCGACGACGTGGTGACCACCGGTGCCACCCTCCGCGAGGCGCGGCGCGTTCTGCGGGAGGCGGGGGCCGAGGTGAGCTGCCTGGCGGTGGCGCATACCCTGCTGGACACGCGGGGGCGGGCGTGA
- a CDS encoding DEAD/DEAH box helicase → MRSERDVALFAYKVGWEPKGWLPGRPWVGVSTHLRHALGTLATLEGLETRRECSGDFHLDALPPDLGERLAFWPEADLTAYGDLHPMSPNAALTLQRVALAFLERVLVTPAELSPVPGDPLCWTLGGRALTFTPGDLLAPGLPRGVQGQVKAAGAARRPRAGAGERWLTLAPLQLRLWGMAWLMRLQDVIRAGEGRWRIRLRSDDPLPVLALWDTLELLEATRRLYGLDWRVPQVELDAPDTPALRAALRAYLGNPDGPPARTSLVPLTRADVSRADVVVALGPLAEVPDDEEDVLWSAEEIYGAALALQRGLERPFREYQVAVPERDVLDFMFARFFAHPRLRDEQAAAVQRVLEGEALLVLLPTGYGKSVVYQLVGLMQPGVALIVSPLTALIKDQIAHLRRDGLIGAGFVVGRGAQATREYAHFENGRYRLFYCAPERFETREFKQTVARLIERHRISLVAVDEAHCVSEWGHDFRPAYMHVRSMRRRLRADTEQPIPLLALTATASPVVRADLQRALGIPEGNVVQSRSSDRPELSFSVHTADGRLGRRARLAVLDQVFSKVAPRLFGEGALLRRREDGTFENGTIVFTPYADRRDAELYGSGTSVVRSHLLGSVLASEAVGMYAGSAPGQCPHCGGHDFYRDYGIHRCNTCGGTFRKEQIGRDDAWDDELVRTQDDFLADRLPVLVSTKGFGMGIDKRNIRLVTHYVMSGSLEAYYQEAGRAGRSGEHAHVALVTVPPDEACARDHLQNLTTLQPEAGLPFPCLERKANGFLKLKCPYGLTELCDVAQQGLFIHENFPSARTDHAALLQVYATLKGAAQFTAPPGLDDRTTLRALARLATLGIVSTYVKQGRTYSINTNREWNAPDALRQLDRELRGYDQLTGAPPSTLRALEDLRTRTALTRDGYADQAGRLLINTLYSTVRSMRLYGLVNLYRFSSLPEGKCRRVHLRRSFEVTPLQEDYRCGFCDTCQPDLQFRRTSAHTPVVLTREQELGQAFEALLEAFDPEAVAPFLAACAEARVTSSFQVRSDYLLEQRPNDLGLLFLNAALHSAEGDQDGADQVAARAVQVMRRAGHTAERIFPYLAGLAAWRPGLIKQLCGALGGPFDDADGRETALRLLSLHDAQAAARLERSWALQHLTQRASGLLPDAFTHTVPEFSHDHLLP, encoded by the coding sequence GTGAGGTCCGAGCGCGACGTCGCCCTGTTCGCGTACAAGGTGGGCTGGGAGCCCAAGGGCTGGCTGCCTGGCCGACCCTGGGTGGGCGTGTCCACCCACCTGCGCCACGCCCTGGGCACCCTGGCGACCCTCGAGGGCCTGGAAACCCGGCGGGAATGCTCCGGCGACTTCCACCTCGACGCCCTGCCGCCTGACCTCGGGGAGCGCCTGGCCTTCTGGCCCGAGGCCGACCTCACGGCCTACGGCGACCTGCACCCCATGTCCCCCAACGCGGCGCTGACCCTCCAGCGCGTGGCGCTGGCCTTTCTGGAGCGGGTGCTGGTGACGCCCGCCGAGCTGTCTCCGGTTCCGGGCGACCCGCTGTGCTGGACCCTGGGGGGCCGGGCGCTCACCTTCACCCCCGGGGATCTGCTCGCCCCGGGCCTGCCGCGCGGCGTGCAGGGCCAGGTCAAGGCGGCGGGGGCCGCGCGGCGGCCCCGCGCCGGGGCCGGGGAGCGCTGGCTCACCCTGGCCCCCCTCCAGCTGCGGCTCTGGGGCATGGCGTGGCTCATGCGGTTGCAGGACGTCATTCGCGCCGGGGAGGGCCGCTGGCGGATCAGGCTGCGGTCGGACGATCCCCTGCCGGTCCTGGCCCTGTGGGACACGCTGGAACTGCTGGAGGCGACCCGGCGGCTGTACGGCCTGGACTGGCGGGTGCCGCAGGTGGAGCTGGACGCTCCCGATACCCCGGCCCTGCGGGCGGCGCTGCGGGCCTACCTGGGGAACCCGGACGGGCCCCCCGCCCGGACGTCCCTCGTCCCCCTGACGCGCGCGGACGTGTCCCGCGCCGACGTCGTCGTGGCCCTCGGGCCGCTGGCGGAGGTGCCGGACGACGAGGAGGACGTCCTCTGGAGCGCGGAGGAGATCTACGGCGCGGCCCTCGCCCTGCAGCGGGGCCTCGAGCGCCCCTTCCGGGAGTACCAGGTCGCCGTGCCGGAGCGCGACGTCCTCGACTTCATGTTCGCGCGCTTCTTCGCCCATCCCCGGTTGCGCGACGAGCAGGCCGCGGCGGTGCAGCGCGTGCTGGAGGGAGAGGCCCTGCTGGTGCTGCTGCCGACCGGGTACGGCAAGAGTGTGGTCTACCAGCTCGTCGGTCTGATGCAGCCCGGCGTGGCCCTGATCGTGAGTCCGCTGACTGCCCTGATCAAGGACCAGATCGCGCACCTGCGGCGGGACGGCCTCATCGGCGCCGGGTTCGTGGTGGGCCGGGGGGCGCAGGCCACCCGGGAGTACGCCCACTTCGAGAACGGCCGCTACCGGCTCTTCTACTGCGCGCCGGAACGGTTCGAGACCCGCGAGTTCAAGCAGACCGTGGCCCGCCTGATCGAGCGGCACCGCATCTCCCTGGTGGCGGTGGACGAGGCGCACTGCGTCTCCGAGTGGGGTCACGACTTCCGGCCCGCCTACATGCACGTGCGCAGCATGCGGCGGCGGCTGCGGGCGGACACGGAGCAGCCCATCCCCCTGCTGGCCCTCACCGCGACCGCCTCGCCGGTGGTCCGGGCTGACCTCCAGCGGGCCCTGGGCATTCCCGAGGGAAACGTGGTGCAGTCGCGCTCGAGCGACCGGCCTGAGCTGAGCTTCAGCGTCCACACCGCGGATGGCCGCCTGGGTCGCCGCGCCCGGCTGGCCGTCCTCGACCAGGTGTTCAGCAAGGTCGCCCCGCGGCTGTTCGGCGAGGGGGCCCTGCTGCGCCGGCGCGAGGACGGCACCTTCGAGAATGGCACGATCGTCTTCACGCCATACGCGGACCGGCGCGACGCGGAGCTGTATGGCAGCGGCACGTCCGTTGTCCGCAGCCACCTCCTCGGGAGCGTGCTGGCGTCCGAAGCCGTTGGCATGTACGCCGGATCGGCTCCCGGACAGTGCCCCCACTGCGGTGGCCACGACTTCTACCGCGACTACGGGATTCACCGATGCAACACCTGCGGCGGGACGTTCCGCAAGGAGCAGATCGGCCGGGACGACGCCTGGGACGACGAGCTGGTGCGCACCCAGGATGACTTTCTGGCTGATCGCCTGCCGGTACTCGTCTCTACCAAGGGCTTCGGTATGGGGATCGACAAGCGGAACATCCGGCTGGTCACCCACTACGTGATGTCGGGCAGCCTCGAAGCCTACTACCAGGAGGCGGGCCGGGCCGGACGCAGCGGCGAGCACGCCCACGTGGCCCTGGTGACCGTGCCGCCGGACGAGGCCTGCGCCCGCGATCACCTTCAGAACCTGACGACCCTGCAGCCAGAAGCGGGCCTGCCCTTTCCCTGCTTGGAGCGCAAGGCGAACGGGTTTCTGAAGCTGAAGTGCCCCTATGGCCTGACCGAGCTGTGCGACGTCGCGCAGCAGGGCCTCTTCATTCACGAGAACTTCCCGTCGGCGCGCACTGATCATGCGGCGCTGCTTCAGGTCTACGCCACGCTGAAAGGGGCCGCGCAGTTCACGGCGCCCCCGGGCCTGGACGACCGCACAACCCTGCGGGCGCTCGCGCGGCTGGCCACCCTGGGCATCGTCTCGACCTACGTCAAGCAGGGCCGGACCTATTCCATCAACACCAACCGGGAGTGGAACGCGCCGGACGCGCTGCGGCAACTGGACCGGGAACTGCGGGGCTACGATCAGCTCACCGGGGCGCCCCCCTCCACCCTCCGGGCGCTGGAGGACCTGCGCACCCGCACCGCGCTGACGCGCGACGGGTACGCGGATCAGGCCGGGCGGCTGCTCATCAACACGCTGTACTCGACGGTGCGCAGCATGCGCCTGTACGGCCTGGTGAACCTCTACCGCTTCTCGTCCCTCCCCGAGGGCAAATGCCGCCGTGTGCACCTGCGCCGGAGTTTCGAGGTGACGCCGCTGCAGGAAGACTACCGCTGCGGCTTCTGCGACACCTGCCAGCCGGACCTGCAGTTCAGGCGGACCTCGGCCCACACGCCGGTCGTCCTGACCCGCGAGCAGGAACTGGGACAGGCCTTCGAGGCCCTGCTCGAGGCCTTCGACCCGGAGGCCGTGGCCCCCTTCCTGGCGGCCTGCGCCGAGGCGAGGGTGACGTCCTCGTTCCAGGTGCGCTCGGACTACCTGCTGGAGCAGCGGCCAAACGACCTGGGGCTGCTGTTTCTCAACGCCGCGCTTCACTCGGCGGAGGGTGACCAGGATGGGGCCGACCAGGTGGCGGCCCGGGCCGTGCAGGTCATGCGCCGTGCCGGTCACACCGCCGAGCGGATCTTTCCGTACCTAGCGGGGCTGGCGGCCTGGCGGCCCGGCCTGATCAAGCAGCTCTGCGGTGCGCTCGGCGGGCCGTTTGACGACGCGGACGGGCGGGAGACCGCGCTCCGGCTCCTTTCCCTGCACGACGCTCAGGCTGCGGCCCGCCTCGAGCGCAGCTGGGCCCTGCAACACCTCACCCAACGTGCGTCCGGGCTCCTCCCGGACGCCTTCACCCACACCGTACCGGAGTTTTCGCATGACCACCTCCTACCTTGA